The Candidatus Rokuibacteriota bacterium genome includes a region encoding these proteins:
- a CDS encoding MmgE/PrpD family protein, whose amino-acid sequence MSASRPSLSAALGAFAASVRARDLPPAVLERARLVVLHDLAVALAGWGPPLPPMDLARRMPEVPDGATLLVDGRRVPAPDASFANACLMHIRTQDDFYSGANAHLGAVIIPAALAASELTGASGEDLVAGVVAGYEVMAAVGEGFSEHTTPRGFRSTGIFGPFGAAAAVGRILGLPADRLGHAIAISASLAGGLTQAWLEGTPEWDIQVGLASRTGFLAAQLAAEGMPGASAALEGPRGFYRAFAGREVSGDAALLGLGRRWRILENTFKRLPVSGISQVPVRTALEIRARQPLAPEAIARVEVTINDFERRYPAVDNPGPFGGPGAALMSLQYCVATALQAGTIVWRDLLDTSDPTRQGLARRVMLHGEPDRTPLSARVVVTTTDGRRLEAASEPGAGLHFDRAEAVALVTALTPEIPLPAAQVRRLVDEALAIDGAVTVKALIQCCVRS is encoded by the coding sequence GTGAGCGCCTCCCGCCCCTCGCTGAGCGCCGCGCTGGGTGCCTTCGCCGCGTCCGTGCGGGCCCGCGACCTCCCGCCGGCGGTCCTCGAGCGCGCGCGACTCGTCGTCCTGCACGACCTCGCGGTCGCGCTGGCCGGGTGGGGGCCGCCGTTGCCGCCCATGGACCTCGCGCGGCGGATGCCCGAGGTCCCGGATGGCGCCACCCTGCTCGTCGACGGCCGGCGCGTGCCCGCGCCCGATGCGAGCTTCGCCAACGCCTGCCTCATGCACATCCGGACGCAGGACGACTTCTATTCCGGCGCCAACGCGCACCTCGGCGCCGTCATCATCCCGGCCGCCCTGGCGGCGAGCGAGCTGACGGGGGCCTCCGGCGAGGATCTCGTGGCGGGCGTCGTGGCGGGCTACGAGGTGATGGCGGCGGTGGGCGAGGGGTTCTCGGAGCACACCACGCCGCGGGGCTTTCGCTCGACCGGGATCTTCGGGCCGTTCGGGGCGGCGGCGGCCGTCGGGCGCATCCTCGGGCTGCCTGCCGACCGCCTGGGGCATGCGATCGCGATCAGCGCCTCGCTGGCCGGCGGGCTCACGCAGGCCTGGCTCGAGGGCACGCCGGAGTGGGACATCCAGGTGGGGCTCGCCTCGCGCACCGGGTTCCTGGCCGCCCAGCTGGCCGCCGAGGGGATGCCAGGAGCGAGCGCAGCGCTCGAGGGGCCGCGCGGGTTCTATCGCGCATTCGCTGGCCGGGAGGTCAGCGGCGACGCCGCCCTACTGGGCCTCGGCCGGCGCTGGCGGATCCTCGAGAACACCTTCAAGCGGCTCCCCGTGAGCGGCATCAGCCAGGTGCCCGTGCGCACCGCGCTCGAGATCCGCGCCCGCCAGCCGCTGGCGCCCGAGGCGATCGCGCGGGTCGAGGTCACCATCAACGACTTCGAGCGGCGCTACCCCGCCGTGGACAACCCGGGCCCCTTCGGCGGTCCCGGCGCGGCCCTGATGAGCCTGCAGTACTGCGTGGCGACCGCGCTCCAGGCGGGCACGATCGTGTGGCGTGATCTCCTCGACACGAGCGATCCGACCCGGCAGGGCCTCGCCCGCCGCGTGATGCTCCACGGCGAGCCGGACCGGACGCCGCTCTCGGCGCGCGTGGTCGTCACGACCACCGACGGCCGCCGGCTCGAGGCCGCCTCCGAGCCCGGCGCCGGGCTCCACTTCGACCGGGCCGAGGCGGTGGCCCTCGTGACCGCCCTGACCCCCGAGATCCCCCTCCCCGCCGCCCAGGTCCGCCGCCTGGTCGACGAGGCGCTCGCGATCGACGGCGCCGTGACCGTCAAGGCCCTGATCCAGTGTTGCGTGCGATCGTGA
- a CDS encoding ABC transporter permease codes for MTLRLFAHNRLALGGAVVVLLVVSAATVGPVLSTQDPLAMDLGARLQTPSGKHALGTDQFGRDLLARILHGARISVQVGLVAVAIGFALGLPLGAAAAFLGGMFDHVAMRIMDAILAFPAILLALAIVAALGPDITNVMIAIGVRYAPIFARIARAAALAEREKEYVVAAKALGQSGFAVLTREILPNCWAPLLVQASASFAQAIIIESSLSFIGVGMPPPTPSWGTMLFEARGFLERAPLVAIFPGLAICLAVLGFNLMGDGLRDALDPRLRSELGRSAGGAMALAPARGGR; via the coding sequence GTGACCCTGCGGCTGTTCGCCCACAACCGCCTGGCCCTGGGCGGGGCGGTCGTCGTGCTGCTGGTGGTGTCGGCGGCCACGGTGGGGCCCGTCCTGAGCACCCAGGACCCGCTGGCGATGGACCTCGGCGCCCGGCTGCAGACGCCGAGCGGCAAGCACGCCCTCGGGACGGACCAGTTCGGCCGCGACCTGCTCGCCCGGATTCTCCACGGCGCCCGCATCTCGGTGCAGGTCGGCCTGGTGGCGGTGGCCATCGGGTTCGCCCTCGGTCTCCCCCTCGGGGCGGCCGCCGCCTTCCTCGGGGGGATGTTCGACCACGTCGCGATGCGGATCATGGACGCCATCCTGGCGTTTCCCGCCATCCTGCTCGCGCTGGCCATCGTCGCCGCGCTCGGTCCGGACATCACCAACGTGATGATCGCCATCGGCGTCCGCTACGCGCCGATCTTCGCGCGCATCGCCCGGGCGGCCGCCCTCGCCGAGCGCGAGAAGGAGTACGTGGTCGCGGCGAAGGCGCTCGGCCAGTCGGGCTTCGCCGTCCTCACCCGCGAGATCCTGCCCAACTGCTGGGCGCCGCTCCTGGTGCAGGCCAGCGCGAGCTTCGCGCAGGCCATCATCATCGAGTCGAGCCTGAGCTTCATCGGGGTCGGGATGCCGCCCCCGACGCCGAGCTGGGGCACCATGCTCTTCGAGGCGCGGGGCTTCCTCGAGCGGGCGCCGCTGGTGGCGATCTTTCCCGGCCTCGCCATCTGCCTGGCCGTCCTCGGCTTCAACCTGATGGGCGACGGGCTGCGCGATGCTCTCGACCCGCGGCTGCGCTCCGAGCTGGGCCGCAGCGCGGGCGGCGCCATGGCGCTGGCGCCCGCCAGGGGCGGGCGATGA
- a CDS encoding AMP-binding protein: MDVGRLVARAARLYPEREAVVCGPVRRTLGEVDARANRVANGLAALGLRRGDRVALLLKNCAEYMEVDFGLAKGGFVRVALNARLAAGDQRVTLEDADVRAVVHSADFADAAEVLRGEFPAIRHWIPVGGGDGYERWLAAQQAAAPTVANAPGDLHSLFYTSGTTGKPKGVMHTHRVIARVATNLLLDGFTIDRQDRVLLLQPLSHGSGFFMLPAFMRGACSVILDRFDPEEVVGTCARERITFVKLIPTMLIKLLEGTRAGARELGAVRAIMYGASPMPVEKLREAMDRFGPVFVQIYGQAEAPVTITVLPPQDHRPQGTADEVRRLASAGRPFLSVDVQVLAANGEAVAPGEPGEVVVRSEHVMAGYWRRPELTLEVLRDGAVHTRDMATVDERGYIYLLGRRDEMIISGGFNIAPREVEEVLHHHAAVSEAAVIGVPDGTWGEAVHACVALRPGATATEAELLEFCKPALGFRRPKAITFLPELPKNPYGKVLRQELRKLLGARVVPGAGP; encoded by the coding sequence ATGGACGTCGGCCGGCTCGTAGCGCGCGCGGCCCGGCTGTATCCGGAGCGCGAGGCGGTGGTGTGCGGGCCGGTACGACGGACGCTCGGGGAAGTGGACGCACGCGCGAATCGCGTCGCCAACGGCCTGGCGGCGCTCGGCCTGCGCCGGGGGGACCGCGTGGCGCTCCTGCTCAAGAACTGCGCGGAGTACATGGAGGTCGACTTCGGCCTGGCCAAGGGGGGCTTCGTCAGGGTGGCGCTGAACGCGCGGCTCGCGGCCGGTGACCAACGCGTCACGCTGGAGGACGCCGACGTCCGTGCCGTCGTCCACAGTGCGGACTTTGCCGACGCCGCCGAGGTCCTCCGCGGGGAGTTCCCCGCGATCCGCCACTGGATCCCTGTGGGCGGGGGAGACGGGTACGAGCGCTGGCTCGCCGCCCAGCAGGCCGCGGCTCCCACCGTCGCCAACGCCCCGGGGGACCTCCACTCGCTCTTCTACACCTCGGGGACCACGGGCAAGCCGAAGGGCGTCATGCACACCCATCGGGTCATCGCCCGGGTCGCCACGAACCTCCTCCTCGACGGCTTCACGATCGACCGCCAGGACCGCGTCCTCCTCCTGCAGCCGCTGAGCCACGGCAGCGGCTTCTTCATGCTGCCGGCGTTCATGCGCGGGGCCTGCTCGGTGATCCTCGACCGCTTCGATCCGGAGGAGGTGGTCGGGACCTGCGCCCGCGAGCGCATCACCTTCGTCAAGCTCATCCCCACGATGCTGATCAAGCTCCTCGAGGGGACGCGGGCCGGCGCGCGCGAGCTCGGCGCGGTGCGCGCCATCATGTACGGCGCCTCGCCCATGCCGGTGGAGAAGCTCCGGGAGGCGATGGACCGCTTCGGCCCGGTCTTCGTGCAGATCTACGGTCAGGCAGAGGCGCCGGTGACGATCACCGTGCTGCCCCCGCAGGACCATCGGCCGCAGGGGACGGCCGACGAGGTGCGCCGCCTGGCCTCCGCCGGCCGCCCGTTCCTCTCCGTCGATGTGCAGGTGCTCGCCGCGAACGGCGAGGCCGTGGCGCCCGGCGAGCCGGGGGAGGTCGTGGTCCGAAGCGAGCACGTGATGGCCGGGTACTGGCGCCGGCCCGAGCTCACGCTCGAGGTGCTGCGCGACGGAGCCGTCCACACCCGCGACATGGCGACCGTCGACGAGCGCGGCTACATCTACCTGCTCGGCCGCCGCGACGAGATGATCATCAGCGGCGGCTTCAACATCGCCCCGCGCGAGGTGGAGGAAGTGCTCCACCACCACGCGGCCGTCTCCGAGGCGGCCGTGATCGGCGTGCCGGACGGCACCTGGGGCGAGGCCGTCCACGCCTGCGTGGCGCTGCGCCCGGGCGCGACGGCCACCGAGGCCGAGCTGCTGGAGTTCTGCAAGCCCGCGCTGGGGTTCCGGCGGCCCAAGGCGATCACGTTCCTTCCCGAGCTCCCGAAGAACCCCTACGGCAAGGTGCTGCGCCAGGAGCTGCGGAAGCTCCTGGGCGCCCGGGTCGTCCCCGGAGCCGGCCCATGA
- a CDS encoding DUF1446 domain-containing protein, translating to MTTRPVRIGTGAAYSEDRIDPGVDMAARGDLDYLVFECLAERTLALAQVRRLRQGPGFDPWLEERFRQIVPLALARGARIVSNMGAADPAGAADRAASVLREQGLTGVRIAALEGDDLLARLDALDLVVAETGLPVRALPGRIVSANAHIGADGLVQALGLGAQVVLGGRVSDPALYLACLRHGHGWAADDWPRIGAGIGVGHLLECGALVTGGFYADPPHKVVPGLAAAGFPLAEVAPDGTAVITKLEGTGGLVTPDIVLEQILHEVHDPAAYITPDGVADFSAARVEAAGRDRVRVSGVTARPWPPELKVSVGVHEGFIGEGEISYAGSGAVDRARLAGEVVRQRLEMRKAELEELRVDLIGLDAVHGPATPAWAPAPYEVRLRVAGRARTEAAAAMVGDEVESLYVWGPVGGGGARKVVRPVVAVYSSLVPRERVETRLTWTES from the coding sequence GTGACGACTCGCCCCGTTCGGATCGGCACCGGCGCCGCCTACTCCGAGGATCGGATCGATCCCGGTGTCGACATGGCCGCGCGTGGCGACCTCGACTACCTGGTCTTCGAGTGCCTCGCCGAGCGGACGCTGGCGCTCGCCCAGGTCAGACGCCTGCGCCAGGGGCCTGGCTTCGACCCGTGGCTGGAGGAACGCTTCCGCCAGATCGTGCCCCTCGCGCTGGCACGCGGGGCGCGCATCGTCTCCAACATGGGCGCCGCCGATCCGGCGGGCGCCGCCGACCGGGCCGCGTCGGTGCTGCGCGAGCAGGGCCTCACGGGCGTGCGCATCGCCGCCCTCGAGGGCGACGATCTCCTGGCGCGGCTCGACGCGCTGGACCTGGTGGTGGCCGAGACGGGCCTGCCGGTCCGTGCCCTCCCCGGTCGGATCGTCTCCGCGAACGCCCACATCGGTGCCGACGGGCTGGTGCAGGCGCTCGGGCTCGGGGCCCAGGTGGTCCTCGGCGGGCGCGTGTCGGATCCGGCGCTCTACCTCGCCTGCCTGCGCCACGGGCACGGGTGGGCCGCCGACGATTGGCCGCGGATCGGCGCCGGGATCGGCGTGGGGCACCTGCTCGAGTGCGGCGCGCTCGTCACCGGCGGCTTCTACGCCGATCCCCCGCACAAGGTGGTCCCCGGTCTCGCGGCGGCCGGGTTCCCGCTGGCCGAGGTGGCGCCGGACGGCACCGCCGTGATCACGAAGCTCGAGGGCACGGGCGGCCTCGTCACCCCCGACATCGTGCTCGAGCAGATCCTCCACGAGGTGCATGATCCCGCGGCGTACATCACGCCCGACGGCGTCGCCGACTTCAGCGCGGCCCGCGTCGAGGCGGCGGGGCGCGATCGGGTCCGCGTGAGCGGGGTGACGGCCCGGCCGTGGCCGCCCGAGCTCAAGGTGAGCGTGGGCGTGCACGAGGGCTTCATCGGCGAGGGAGAGATCTCCTACGCGGGCAGCGGGGCCGTCGACCGCGCCCGGCTGGCGGGCGAGGTCGTCCGGCAGCGGCTCGAGATGCGCAAGGCCGAGCTCGAGGAGCTCCGGGTGGATCTCATCGGACTCGACGCCGTCCACGGTCCGGCCACCCCCGCCTGGGCGCCCGCCCCGTACGAGGTGCGCCTGCGCGTCGCCGGCCGCGCCCGGACGGAGGCGGCCGCTGCCATGGTGGGCGACGAGGTGGAGAGCCTGTACGTGTGGGGCCCCGTGGGCGGGGGTGGTGCGCGCAAGGTGGTCCGGCCCGTCGTCGCCGTCTACTCGTCGCTGGTGCCGCGCGAGCGCGTCGAGACCCGATTGACGTGGACGGAGAGCTGA
- a CDS encoding IclR family transcriptional regulator — translation MPPVRAVARAVSILTALGAEDLRLVDLAERLDLHKATVTRLLASLMDAGLVERDERDRYLLGPAVLRLAARQLGGHRRLVGFLRGALERIRAATGETVTVHVRVGTDRVCVDELESPQPIAYRAGVGQRVPLHIGSAGKVLLAFLPHDERKGLLRQLGLVRITERSITSLDRLEAELAHVRRLGYAFSSGERVIGASAISVPVLDAEEHVVAAVSVLSPDTRLVGREQARCVEILKREVPRVPLSFWSTRPTRNGKAAEPERWTSAGS, via the coding sequence ATGCCGCCGGTGCGGGCGGTGGCGCGCGCCGTCAGCATCCTGACGGCCCTCGGCGCCGAGGATCTGCGCCTGGTGGACCTCGCCGAGCGCCTCGACCTGCACAAGGCGACGGTCACCCGGCTCCTCGCCTCGCTCATGGACGCGGGGCTCGTGGAGCGCGACGAGCGTGACCGCTATCTCCTCGGGCCGGCCGTCCTCCGGCTCGCCGCCCGCCAGCTGGGGGGCCATCGTCGCCTGGTCGGGTTCCTGCGTGGCGCCCTCGAGCGCATCCGCGCGGCCACCGGCGAGACGGTGACGGTGCACGTGCGGGTGGGGACCGACCGCGTGTGCGTCGACGAGCTCGAGAGCCCGCAGCCCATCGCCTACCGGGCCGGTGTCGGGCAGCGCGTCCCCCTGCACATCGGGTCCGCCGGCAAGGTGTTGCTGGCGTTCCTCCCCCACGACGAGCGGAAGGGGTTGCTGCGCCAGCTCGGGCTGGTCAGGATCACCGAGCGGAGCATCACGAGCCTCGACCGGCTGGAGGCGGAGCTGGCGCACGTGCGCCGTCTCGGATACGCGTTCTCGTCCGGCGAGCGCGTCATCGGGGCCTCCGCGATCTCGGTGCCGGTGCTGGATGCCGAGGAGCACGTCGTCGCCGCCGTCAGCGTCCTGTCCCCCGACACCCGCCTCGTCGGACGCGAGCAGGCGCGCTGCGTGGAGATCCTCAAGCGGGAGGTGCCGCGCGTGCCCCTGTCCTTCTGGTCCACCAGACCCACTCGGAACGGCAAGGCCGCGGAGCCGGAGCGATGGACGTCGGCCGGCTCGTAG
- a CDS encoding iron-containing alcohol dehydrogenase, translating into MTRAFQHFTPSKVVFAPAGLEPLGAELDALGARRLFLVCGTTVRKSEAFELTRAALGSRLVDVFDEVVPHSSVEVVDAGVARLRAAAPDAVVSLGGGSAIDTAKAIVLLHAEGGTLEEHRIRFTPPDTIVYKTFTRPMLPHVALPTTFSGAEVNAGGGIRGHERHSKYVFSAPQLAPRVAVLAPRLALGFPPDLLAGSALNCLAHGVEALYSRYAQPIADALALGAIALVAEWLPRAVAAPGDLEARGRLLIASAMAGLALTNAKVCVHHAMCHVLGARYGIPHGFANAVMLPHAMEFNRPAAGDPLTRVARAFGREGAPAAAIAAVRDLADRVSAPRRLRDLGVPREDLRALAEHAFLDRDVYYNPRRVESPAEIEAVYEAAW; encoded by the coding sequence ATGACGCGCGCCTTCCAGCACTTCACGCCGAGCAAGGTCGTCTTCGCGCCCGCGGGGCTCGAGCCGCTCGGGGCCGAGCTCGACGCCCTCGGGGCCCGGCGGCTCTTCCTCGTCTGCGGGACCACCGTGCGCAAGTCGGAGGCGTTCGAGCTGACCCGCGCGGCCCTCGGCTCACGGCTCGTCGACGTCTTCGACGAGGTGGTGCCTCATTCCTCCGTCGAGGTGGTCGACGCGGGGGTGGCCCGGCTGCGGGCGGCGGCACCCGACGCCGTCGTCTCGCTCGGGGGTGGGAGCGCGATCGACACCGCGAAGGCGATCGTGCTGCTGCACGCCGAGGGCGGGACGCTCGAGGAGCATCGCATCCGCTTCACGCCCCCCGACACCATCGTCTACAAGACCTTCACGCGACCGATGCTCCCGCACGTCGCCCTCCCCACGACCTTCTCGGGGGCGGAGGTCAATGCGGGCGGCGGCATCCGGGGCCACGAGCGCCACAGCAAGTACGTCTTCTCGGCGCCCCAGCTCGCGCCGCGCGTCGCCGTGCTCGCCCCGCGGCTCGCGCTCGGCTTCCCGCCGGACTTGCTGGCCGGTTCCGCCCTGAATTGCCTCGCCCACGGCGTCGAGGCGCTCTACTCGCGCTACGCGCAGCCGATCGCCGACGCCCTCGCGCTGGGCGCGATCGCGCTGGTCGCGGAGTGGCTCCCGCGCGCGGTGGCCGCTCCCGGAGACCTCGAGGCGCGGGGCCGGCTGCTGATCGCCTCGGCCATGGCGGGGCTCGCGCTGACGAACGCCAAGGTGTGCGTGCACCACGCCATGTGCCACGTGCTCGGCGCCCGCTACGGGATCCCCCACGGCTTCGCCAACGCGGTGATGCTCCCGCACGCCATGGAGTTCAACCGCCCCGCGGCGGGCGACCCGCTCACCCGGGTGGCGCGCGCCTTCGGGCGTGAGGGCGCCCCGGCGGCGGCGATCGCCGCGGTGCGCGACCTCGCCGACCGCGTGAGCGCGCCGCGGCGGCTGCGGGATCTCGGGGTGCCGCGCGAGGACCTCCGGGCGCTGGCCGAGCACGCCTTCCTCGATCGCGACGTCTACTACAACCCGCGGCGGGTCGAGAGCCCGGCCGAGATCGAGGCCGTCTACGAGGCAGCGTGGTGA
- a CDS encoding ABC transporter permease gives MIEFLARRVLVLIPVLFLMSVIVFGVLRLIPGDPVDVMMGSDQVDAEARQALRHELGLDLSLPHQYLRWVGRVGRGDLGRSVRNRESVLALIADKLPKTLLLATASALVALAVALPLGIVAAVRRNTAADYAAMVIALLGVSVPNFWLGILLVLGFALGLGWLPSQGYASLITHPGEALQYLVLPALTLGLAMAGVVTRMVRSSVLEAIGQDYVRTARAKGLSERGVVWKHALKNALIPTVTVVGLQFGTLLGGAVVVEQVFSWPGIGWLVVHSIFARDYPVVQGVTLVVGVLFVVINTAVDVLYSALDPRVRVA, from the coding sequence ATGATCGAGTTCCTGGCGCGCCGCGTCCTCGTGCTGATCCCGGTGCTCTTCCTCATGTCCGTCATCGTCTTCGGAGTGCTGCGCCTCATCCCCGGCGACCCGGTGGACGTCATGATGGGCTCCGATCAGGTGGACGCCGAGGCCCGCCAGGCGCTGCGCCACGAGCTGGGCCTCGACCTGAGCCTGCCGCACCAGTACCTCCGGTGGGTCGGGCGGGTGGGGCGCGGCGACCTCGGCCGCTCGGTGCGGAACCGCGAGAGCGTCCTGGCGCTCATCGCGGACAAGCTGCCGAAGACGCTGCTGCTGGCCACCGCCAGCGCGCTGGTGGCGCTGGCGGTGGCGCTGCCGCTCGGCATCGTGGCGGCCGTCCGGCGCAATACGGCCGCCGACTACGCCGCGATGGTCATCGCTCTCCTGGGCGTGTCCGTGCCGAACTTCTGGCTCGGCATCCTCCTCGTCCTCGGCTTCGCGCTCGGGCTCGGGTGGCTCCCCTCCCAGGGGTACGCGAGCCTCATCACGCATCCCGGAGAGGCCCTGCAGTACCTCGTCCTGCCCGCCCTCACGCTCGGGCTCGCGATGGCCGGCGTCGTCACCCGCATGGTGCGCTCGTCGGTCCTCGAGGCCATCGGGCAGGACTACGTGCGGACGGCCCGGGCCAAGGGCCTCAGCGAGCGCGGCGTCGTCTGGAAGCACGCGCTCAAGAACGCGCTCATCCCGACTGTCACCGTGGTGGGGCTGCAGTTCGGGACCCTGCTGGGCGGCGCGGTGGTCGTCGAGCAGGTCTTCAGCTGGCCGGGGATCGGCTGGCTGGTCGTCCACTCCATCTTCGCCCGGGACTACCCGGTGGTGCAGGGGGTCACGCTCGTGGTCGGCGTGCTCTTCGTCGTGATCAACACCGCAGTCGATGTGCTGTACTCGGCACTCGATCCGAGGGTCCGTGTCGCGTGA